In the genome of Fusarium poae strain DAOMC 252244 chromosome 1, whole genome shotgun sequence, the window CAGAATACGAGTCGGGACCTTTAGCCAGACCGGAGGAATTCCTGGGGCGAAGAATCTTTTGCATGACAGAAGTGTTTCGGCCGACGGGCATTGTTGAAGGATCAGGAGCAGGCTTCTTCGCAGTCCAAGAATcgctcttgttcttgtcgTGCGTAATGAGTCCATTGAGACTACCACCTGAACTCTTACGTCTCCTTGTATCCAGATAACCGCCAGGACCTTGCTTCAAATTCGGTGATGGACTGGCTTGTTTGATGTTGGATAGGTTGTTGAGAGTAGCTGAAATCGGAATCCTAGGAGGTGGCATAGGTTCCTCAGGCTGCTTTGCATGTGCCTTATCAGGAACATCTCCAGGGGTCGTGTTACTCTTGGAATTCCCACGCTTCCAAGAGAGGCTGAGCTTTCGTCGAATGGAGCTCATAGAGGATGGAGTTTGTGGTTCTTCGGGTGTAGGCTCGGGGGGAGGGGATTTAGAGCTGGTGGATTCGGCGTCTTTCGGTGCCCGAGGGCCTGCGGGCTTATGGTGAGCTTGGTCTTGGAAGATGTTCGCGTCCGATGTCGTAAAATCAGCACCCGTTTTTGATCGCTTCAGGAAACCGTGGTCTGCACCCCCCTTGGGCAGAGAGGATGATAAGAAAGGAGACATGCTTTGCTTGTGGTCAAGCTCCTTGAAAGCCAGCGAGGACTCGGTCGAACTAACATCGGGAGGCGTAGGAGTAAAGTGGGCATGATGGACAGAGCTGCTGCTTCTCAGAGATGGGAGCTCGGGAGTATCCCCACGGCGAGTCTTGGCAAAGAAGGAACTCTTGGAAGCTGTCATTGGGGTAGTGGGTGTCTTTGGTAAATGTCGAGGCGGTGGGGGGGTTTCATGTCTATCCACAGTGTTGTGATCCTGCAAAGCTGCGATTTTATTAGTTGTTGGCGTGCTCAAAGGTCCCAGATTAATTGGTGGTAGTCGTAATGGCTGTAGGTGTCGCTTGTTAGGTGGAGTGGCCTTGTTGTCTGGTTCAGCAGCCACCGTCGGCACATAACTCCGTTGACCACTTGGTTTTCTATGTAGCTTTGTAGGCTCGGGGAAGACAGGCATCGATATAACGCCAGTCGGGTTCGAATTCGCACCCATGGCATCCATGTTACTGAGTgcagtcttcttcttttctacaAAGTAGGTATCCGCAGGCGAGTCTTTCGGAGACTCGTATGCCTTTGGTATAGCAGGGACAGGAGGTACATATTCATCGTCATCGGCTGGTATAGGGTTGTGTACTGTAGTGTGTTTCGGTGCAGGCAGACGTGACGTAGATGACGAGGTAGATATACGATTCAGGGAGCCAGTCGATGTTCTCGCAGAATTTATGCTCAAGCAAGAAGTGGCTGACAAGACAGAGTTGTATGACTTGCGATGCATATCCGGGGTAGTTCGTGAGGATGACGGGGTACCAGAAGTCCTCCTCGGTATCATCGAAGGTGATTTTGATTCGGCCCTCTCTACCTGGTTGTTCATCGACACTGGTGGTGGCGGAGGAGGTGTGGACACCTGGCCAAGGCTTACGGATTGTGGCATCGTGGACATACGCTTCATTCGTCTTGTATCAGTGGGACTAATTGTCCTTGCCCCGAGGCCTGTCGCATGCGACGAGTGGTGTGCACCAGGCATCATGGAGACTCTTTTGTTGGTGGACGACGGTGTGCTCAGTCGGCCTCCTACACGAGGCGATCGTGGGGCAAGGGTTGAGTGTCTGTTTTGCTCCGGGGTAAGAGTATTACCGAATCCCAAGTTTTGATTCGAACGTGGTGgcggctgcactgatttagCCTTGGTGGCCCTCGAAGTGGAAAAGTTTCTTGTTGTATTTTCCAACCATGCCGTGTTAGCATCCATCGAAACCCTGGCTGAGCTAGGTGCTCCTTCAGAATACAGACTGGGTCGCCTCTTTTGGGTAGGACGAGATCCATAATCTGCATCGCCAATGATTCCAGGGCCGATTGATTTTCGAGGAGGCTTGGCCGCGGTAGTGCCAGACACTGGAGGGTACTGGCTCTGCCGACGAGAGCGTGCAGTGCCTGGCCCGGTTGCAACTTCAGTCTGGACAAACACACCGGTGTTGGTAGGTTGCCTGACAGAGTTACTGGGTCGGCGCAGGATCGAACTTGATCGGGCGGGTCGAGTGGCGGATTGGGCGACAGGGCGAGTTGTAGCACCATTCGAAGACGGTGCTATTTGAGAACGGGAAGacatgctgctgctgtcatCTGCTCCGTGGGCATCGAGACTGTCCCCTTCACCGGTGGAGGACGGGAATTGGGTGAGTTTGAAGTCTGTTGAAGCGGTCTCGATACTGCTCTGCAGATCGTCAAAACTGACCGACGGCAAAAAGTCGAAAGACGCAGTGGAATCGTTTAATTGATTCTGTTCCCCATCCCtactgaaagaagaaaaaagagaatggTTGCTGGAAGGAGTTGCGCTGAGCATTGGATCGTCAGAGGCGAAGCCGGGATTCGTCGAGGGTAGAGGTGGTCGAGGCTGAGCGTTTGTGGTTTTGCCCCTGTCACAAAGGGATCAAGGTCAGCTTGGCCATGTGCAAGGAAATGCAAGGCGACAAAGGTTTGGATAATGATAGACCATAACAAGCATGGACCATCAAGTCAAATGTAGAAACACAAACAAGAAGGATGAAAATGCTCACAGTCGCGTTGGAGAAAAGTTGGCTGGTCGAGGCCCAGCAGGTGCCTTGTGCTCGCGGCTCATAGGGTCCGGTCGAGGGGTGGCTGGCAATGCGACGACGGAGGTGGATTTCACGGGGTCGGTCGCTAACTAGCACAGACTCAGTCCGGTCAGGGAGCTGAGCGCATTCGAACGGCTACCTCATTCCGGAACGGACAAGATTGTTGAGATACAGCAGAGCAAACAgcagtgagtgagtgagagCGGTCGGTGACAAACTGGACGAGCAAAATGCACTCGACAGGATGGAACCCAgagtgattgattgattgattgattgcgGTGGGCGCGCCCCAAGAAAGGGATGGTACAGTAAGATgcgagatggagatggataAAAAAGATGGAGTCGTTAAGACGGGTTCCAATAGTGGAGGCAGGTTAGGTAAGGCAAGGTTGttgtttgtcttttttttttaccctAGCTTAGGTCTTTTCAAGACAAGATGGAAAGATGGTGAGGATGGTCTTTCCTCACTCGTTGTCAGAGGGTGGTCACAGGCAGTTTCGGGGAGGGGGCAGCAAGCATGGCGGATGGAAGACTTCTATGAATTAAAACTAAAGCTAGGGGCCCCTTGGTCAATGTTCTTTAGGGAGCCACCTTGGCGGGCAACTTCCAATTTAGTGTGAGAATTAAGACGCCTGAGAGGTTGATATTGGCCAACAGGGCCTTGTGAagaaggtaggtaggtaccttcgTACCTGCCCGGTTAGCAGTAATAGACAGTCAAGCGGTGGACCTTGACACGGGAAAAAAGATGGCATGATTGGATGTTGAAGCTGGGAGATTGGTCCCTGAATTGGTTATCCATGCCTGTAGAGACGGATTGGTGTCTTTTACCGCCATTTTAGCTGCTGCGAGGTACATATCTACACGGACTATTTCTGCCGGCATCAACAGGTATCCTTACCGTATGCAAGCTAACACACGGTACCTATCCGTACCTTAACAGCAATTCATTCCCCTTGCCTTATTAGCCTCCCTCGAATCCGCGATGCAGATATTAAGGAACGCCAATCATGACCATTTTTCCGTTTAGAGAGATGAGGCATTCTTCCACTTGCATGTTGTGGAATGTTAGCCCGATTCCGTATTAATAAGGCCGCAATTATACTCCTAGATTGGGCTACACTCTGCCCGTCAGTGTCGTGGttcatcgtcatcacatTTCGCTCGGTTCACAGCTACCCTGTCTCCCAAGCACGTCTAGCCGATAGCGAGTGGCGCCGTCGGTGATTCTAGGTGGAAGATTTGCACAGAACGGTGGATACGACAGCGAGCGGCATCGTGATGCTACCAACCATACCACATGGTGCCGAATGGTGTATACGCGTGAACCGGTTGACACATCAACGAGGACTGAGGAACTGTTAATGCCGCAAGCCGTCAAGTTGAGTTTGGTTATATAGGTTGTATTTGGATGTTGTTGACATGAAAGATATCCAACTTGAGATAAGGTCGGGTAACTGGGGGTCTCGAAACGACAGTTCTATCAATGTAACGCTGTTTCGCAACCAGGTTGCCAAGTTTTAAGACTCCCCTTTGATAAATTGACCgatgtcatcttcatcaagcCTCCCGCTCAGACCAGCCACTTCAAAGTGAATACAAGGATCGAGTCGTGTCTTGGATTTGGAGGACCTAGGGGATCCATAACCCTTTCTCGGGCATCCCCAGCCGATAGGGCCATAGCCCATACGGATGCATCGTCCTCTGCTAGACAGCACACAAAGCTGTAGCTATTTCGAACAGCGCATTGTTTCTAGTCCGATGAACCTAGTCTATCCTATCGAGACCGCTGTTGGTACCTTGCCTTATGCTTTGTTGTCCTGCCAAACACCAAGGATCTGATCGTGCATCTCAAGTCGCGTTTTGTTGTTTTCTTGCCATCTGCAGCACCCTGACCGCCCCGCAGCCAACCGCGGCTGATTGACGCAGAAGGAAAGATAGTCAGTCTAGTCTGGGTCGTATGTAGGTTATGATATGTGAGTAAGTGACTCTCGTCACAGGATACAGTCAATAATCGAATATGCAAGGTGCTTTACGAGATGAGTTTGCGCCCATCAGTCTGGTGATTACCTAGTATTGTTAGGCATATGAACAGGGCACTTAAATTGGGTTTCACATAAGTTAGGGAATTAATTAACACACTATATTGCACCCTTGATCTTCAAATCTGTCACAATGCCTGAACACACTAATAAGCATGAATCTGAAATAATAACGAGGGTTCTCTCTACCGGGTTGGTGTGGGGTAAATAAACCTGGGCACAGAAAGGATGAAAATCTGTCGCACAGTAATTTGAGTCGGAAATATCAGAGTATCATAAATACCATTGTTGTTCATATTTCCCGCCTTGGGTCGTGATACAATCTCCTTAACCCAGTCAACCAAATGACCATCGTTAGGTGCTAATAAAGGACATGATCATTAGTAGGTACTTACAGAGTACTGCATTTTCTTTCACAGGCGACTTCAAAGCGTCACGGGCCGCTCAACGCTTTACCACATTGAATACAGAGTACATGCTGTCAAACATGGAGGGTCACTAACTTAGCAAAGTAGGAATTTCCTGTAAACCCAATAGTTATGCTCTTCTCTACTTGGACTAGTTTCTGTGTACCTTTCCCCCTCCTCTCAAATGTCAGCACAGGACTAAAGTTTGGTGTGTTCCCAGCTGTTTGGCTTAAGGTGATGTCACTCAGTGTCACATGCCCGCGATCATGCCGTGACGGGCATCTGCCCGGAATcccttagtaggtacctgtTACTAACCAACCAACCCTCTGAAACCTCCACAAACTGATGTTGTACGTTCGAATTATGGTTTGAAATATCCTTATGGACGACTTCACCGCAGAGATGCTCGCCACAGGGCGGAGCGTTGACTCTACCGAGGACTCTCGACGGCGTCGCGGCAatggtgacgatgatgacaagaCATCCGTTACTGGTACCGACTCAAACTCTCCTTCAAATATACCTTCAGGATCAGAGACGCCGCCTCAGAAAACAGGCCTACGTGGAGGCTTCGCGGCCATTCGCCAAAAAGCTAATATACAGGATCGTTTGGTAGAAAAGTATGCTGGGCATCCTGAGTTACTCTAATGTCAGAATCTCCGACTAACGGCACAATAGACTATTACAACAAGTTATACCtaccgatgatgatgaccagAATGACGTCCAATTTGTGGGCGACGAACAAACAGCCACACAAACCGAAAGACCAAATTTCAATATTACCACCATGTCCTTCAACTTCCGCCGTTTCAATGCCCGAATAGGTGTGGTCTTCAAGTTCCAAGCGCGCGTCGAGCGTATCCTGTCCTGGAAACAGGCGTCGCATACACTTTCGCTCCTGGCCGTCTACAGCTTTGTCTGTTTAGATCCGTATCTCATCTTCGTGCTGCCCATCGCCATACTTCTGCTAGGGGTGTTCATCCCCGCATTCATGGCAAGACACCCTGCGCCGCCAAAAGGTACACTGTCGAGTGAACAAAATGTTGGATATTCACCTCAAGGGCCACCACTGGCGCCGGCAGCAACGGTGAAGCCGGTCAAGGAGCTCAGCAAGGATTTCTTTAGAAACATGCGCGATCTACAGAATTGCATGGATGATTTCAGTCGCGGGCATGACCAGGTCGTCGCTCTACTGGTACCAGTAACGAATTTCAGTAATGAGGCGCTGAGTTCTACACTCTTCTTGTTTCTCACAGTGGGCGGAATAGTCATGACTGTTTCAGCTCACCTTCTGCCTTGGCGGATCATTTTTCTTGTGGGCGGCTGGGCTATCGTTGGTATGGGTCATCCGCACGTTGCCCGTCTCCTTGCAGCTGCTCATCGCGAGCACCTGCAACCGCAAGAGGCAAAAGCACAATCATGGCTGGAAAACTGGACCAACTCAGACATCATACTCGATTCGAGTCCTGAAACGCGCGAAGTGGAAATCTTCGAGCTGCAGCGCAAAACCTCTGGCGGTGGCGAGTGGGAGCCCTGGTTGTTCTGCCCTTCTCCCTACGATCCCCTCTCGCAACCTCGCATCGCTGGTGAGAGACCTCGAGGTTCCCGCTTTTTCGAAGACGTTATGCCTCCCGAGGCATGGGAGTGGAGTGAGAAGAAATGGGCTCTGGATCTCTGGAGTCGCGAGTGGGTTGAAGAGCGCATCATCACAGGTGTCGAAGTTGAAACAGAAGGTGAACGTTGGGTATATGATATCTGGGATGAACGAGATGAGCGTACTGGCGTCGTGGACCTTCCTGTCAATGACAAGGGCAAGCAGAAAGCGACACCTAGGCCAAGCTGGGAGGAGAATGAAGATGGAAGTGGCAGGAGAGGAAACtggagacgacgacgatgggTCAGACTGGTGAAGCGTAAAGCAATTCCGGTGCAGCCGAATTGATTTCCTGTCGTCTTTTGTAATAATAGAGCATGACATTTTATTCGTATAAGGCGTTTGTAATTGGTCTGTAATAAGATAGGCTGTGTAACGGAGGCTGAGGACGAATATCACGACTTCACACGTTTCAAAGGCCAAGCAAGAGTTTTATATATGAATTAATGGATGCTCTTTCAATTGGCTGGGTCGAAGACTATATACCAAATCCAAAGCTGATTGCAAGATCATCTCTCCAGAGCCCAAGTGGTATCATGCTCAGCAGACGTCTGCTGTAATGGCAAATTGGGATCGTCAGATATTGCTGGCTGCTGCCAGATCATTCTATGTGCACTCCGCTCATAATACATCAAACCGGTATCCATAATGTgacaaaaggaaaaaaggaaaatcGCATAGGTTTACATGACAGCCATCTTGTCGAGGATTTTTTGGATGCCTTTTGTGCTACCGCGGCCTTCATCAAGCTCCTCGGCCATTTTGCGAGCTCGCTCAATGAGAACGTTGACGACTTTCCGGGTGTACTCGAAACTCCCGGTGGACTCCATGTAGGAAACGGCATATCGCTTAACCTGAATGTCCGAGGTCTTTTGTTTGAGAATGTTGATGAGCTGGAGATTTGTGGGGTTGGAACGGATGCTGTGGATGACGGGGAACGAGAACTTGCCCTCGGTCAGATCCTCGCACATTCCCTTATTATGGCTATACTCTTTGGACGACAGGTTCATGTAGTCGTCGCGAATTTGGAAGATGAGGCCAATCAAGTTGACCAGGGGCACGCAGTCGGTAGGGCCGTTGGCCTCTGCTGCCATGAGCTTGATACCAAGACGGAAAAGACCGCCCGTCTTGTTACCGACCATTTCGAGGTAGTCCTCCTCAGTAGGGCAGGTCAAGGTGTCTCTCCAGAATAGGTCCATTCCTTGACCTCGGTGAAGGTTGACGAGCTCATCGGAAAATATGGTGATTAGCTCTGGGTTGTTGAGCTTGTGAAGCTCTTGCAAAGCAACAAAGTAGATGTAATTGGCCGAGTTGATGGTCTGGGCGACACCAAAAATGTTGTGTGCGACGGGGAAGCCGCGGCGCAGCTCGGACGAATCTTGTACATCATCAATGAGAAGCGAAGACTCGTGTAGCATACCGACGACGCGGGTAATGACTTCGAGACTCGGGGCGGGCACGTCGAGCCAAGCATTGAAGGCGGCGATCAACTGGGCGCGAAAGTCTTTGCCAGGATGGCTAATGACATAGTCGTAAGGACCACGGACAACGCTTTCCTTGTCGCCGTTCCATGAGCGCTTGGCCGTGAAATCGAGATCCTCGTGAGCGTAGCGCTCGGGGTCGGGAGGTGGGTTGGGAGCTGTCATGACACCGTAGCCGGGGTTTGAGGACTGTGCCTTTGCAGAAGCCTGCTTCTGGCTCAACCAGTTGCCTTCTGGGACGGGGCGCAGAACGGATTTGGTAGGAGTCGGGCTGAGAGAGGTTGGGACGCCGTTGCTCGAGGTGCGAGGGGGGATAGCGTTTGGAGAGACAAGTGGGTTGGAGATGGCGGACATCTTATGCATTGCCTTGGGCGACAGCGATAGCATGTGCAAAGCCGACGGGGGCAAGGTCTCAGGGTTGAGAGAAAGGATGGGGTCGGCCGTGGGGATCATATGTGTTATGTTTTTGGGGTAGTCGGAGTCGGAGGAGGGGTCTGTCCGTGTGTCAGATGAAGATATTTGAATTAGAGTAGAGTAGAGGAAGAGTAGAAGATGAAATGTTtgatattaaagaattaggACAACCACGTAATAATAAACAAACCTATGGTCCCCGTTGTGCGCGCGACGCCGTGTCTCGTCCTGTCTCGCTTGGCGCAACAATAGCGAATGGTATTTGTCGGGTAGTTCGGGTGAATGTATAAAGTGGTCGACGTCATTGAGTTTCCAAATGATAATGTCTAAGCCTGCCGAATGAGACGATGGAGGGATCATAGAGTTGAGCCCTGCGGTTGCAATGTGGATAAAAGCTACGACTATACCACGCACGCGCCCACAATGCGCATGCGTTGAAGAACAGGGGTTTAAAAGTCCTGCAGCTCCTTTAGTTTAAAAactgaaagaaaaagagtcCTTGAAGGTTATCTGTCTTGATGGACACTGATTGTCTGTACCTTGAGAGGTGAGAGGTACGTGTCCGTCCTACGCAAGACACCTGGGCGCAGCTAGAAAATATTGACATGCCTGTGTAagttagtacctacctaccttgctgaggtacctaggtacctttcACAAGCTTTTCCACGAATACCTCAACGGACTAATGCAGAAGGGAAGGGAGCTTAGGACCTAGAGCTGAAGCTTCCATTGCTTCGTGTCCGTTGGATTTAGTTTGTTCTGTTCCCTTTGTTGTCAAGAGGGGAACGAACCTATGGATGGAGGGGTTATAGTAGCTCTAGCGGAGTCTGTCAGGGGTGAAGAAGCCTAAATCGATGTAGGATTGTGGGGAAGCATCCAGTTGGCAACCAAAAGCAGAGCAGACAATCCGATCATTCCATCCATTGACTGCAGGTGAGAAGCACGTTGACGTGATTTTGCATTGCTTCGTAAATATATACGTGTATTCGTTGATTCGTATGCATTGATTGAAGCTCGCGATGATCTGAGTTTAGTGTTTGGTTATCTGGTAACTCAGCCAGtgtgtacctaggtacctatctaAGGTAAAAGAACATGAGAAGAGCAAAGACAATCGCATTCTTTGCTATATCAACACTGTCTTCATCCAATACAAACAACTCTTACATCTCAAATCAATGTAGTACTCAATCTGTTGGGACAAAACATACCACATCTCGGCCCATGATAAGGTCAGATCCTGCGAAAACTGCCTGCCTATTGTAAGTCGTTGAGTTGATATCCCTGGCTGTCAACTTGTCAGGGGCCACGTTTCCACCACATTTGCCAGTGAGATGTCGCCATTTACGGGTCCAGATATTAGAGGAAACTTTAGATTTCACATGCAAATCTAAAGTTAAACTAGGTAAAAGCTGATCAATGGGGCCATCTCACGTTGAGCCCTGTTTATCTGTCGACATATGCTTACCCTATACCGTCATCAATTCCATTTGGTGTGAATCTGTAAAGGGTCAAGTACTCTTCCTTGAAGATTTCCATTCCCATCTCCACCGTGTTTCATTTCATCTTGGTCTAAGGTTTGGCTTGTAGTTATCAGTCGGAAAGTCGGAGGTTGTTCGTTGCGATGTATCATGAAAAGCCCGGAGGGTTCGGCCTCAACGTCAATTGTTCCTACAAATCATACACTAGAATCAAACCTCTGTCATCATCGAGCCGCGGAATTTGACTTGTCCACGGAGTTAAGACGCACCTTTAGAAATAAAGAGCGATAACGTTAGCACTATTTCCATGCCTTCACACCAACACAAACAGATCACTTCCCTACCAGGTTGCATCAAGTTCACAATACTGTAGCCAACGTTAACAATCTCTTGTCAATTCTGCCTTTAACTGCCGACCTGGTACACATTTACAACACGGCAACGAGATCCGAACCGCGAAGGGCGAACTCCCCTTTAGCTCTTAAACCGAGTCGCTAGTCGAGAACCGTCTTTGGGATTTCAGCCTATAGTGTAATAAGAACACCCAAGGTATGACGACAGCAGTGGAGCGAAAGTAGTAATGCCAGATGATGATCATGGAAACGACCCTGGATCTGATTAATAACCTATTTTTCGAGCCCACGAGTATCGGGATGCTAGAAGAGAGCAAGAGTGTCATCGATTTATAGAGAGTTATCATCTACGTAGTGTTGTATGTAAATCGTTGGACCCTTAACTCCGAATGGGGATATAAATTAAGTCTTGGCCCTCTCCAATATCGTGGCCATTCAATCAAATTCAAGCCAAGAGAATTCCAAAGAGCAGCAATGGCGCCTATACATAGAATTTTCTCATCGGCCACCAGCAAGCCCTACCGAACTACAAAACTCCAAGATGAAAACCCTCCTTACTTGAATGAGAATGGTTATGTCGACTTTGCGCCTGATGATATAAGAAATCCCCAAAATTGGTCTACGCCTCGAAGATGGGCTGTCACGATGTCTGCTGTGTTGCTTGTCCTCAATGCCACTTTTGCCTCGAGTTCGCCGAGTGGTTGCTTTCCATCCCTGGCAAAGCATTTTCATGTGTCTGAGCTGGCCGCAGGTCTAACAATCACCCTATTTCTCTTGGGATACTGCGCCGGACCGCTCATCTTTGCTCCTCTGAGCGAAGTGTACGGACGAAGATGGATCTTTTATATCACCTTCTCGTTATACCTTATCTTTAACTTTCTATGTGCTTGGGCACCTAACTTCGGCGCACTTCTTGTTGGCCGTTTCCTCACAGGAACTTTTGTCTCTGCGCCCCTTAGCAACTCACCAGGTGTCCTCGCTGATCTCTGGTCTCCTATCGAGCGCGGCAATGCCATGGCTGGATTCGCTGCCATGGTGTGGATTGGTCCGGCTCTAGGCCCCGTCATTGCAGGCTTTCTCGAGCTCAAGAAAGATTGGCGCTGGAGTTTTTATGTCTTGCTCTGGCTTGGTGGTGCGACAGCTATCATCATGCTGACTATCCCCGAGACACATGCTCCGACACTTCTTCTCAAAAAGGCGCGAAGGATCCGCAAAGCAAAAATCCCTGGATACGAGAACGTCAAGGCTCAGTCTGAAGACACTGATCGGTCTTTGAAAGCAGTGTACAAGATTGCACTGACTCGACCATTCATCATACTCTTCGACACCATCTCCTTCCTGTGTGCCATTTACATGTCTGTTGTTTACACTCTGTTGTATATGCTTTTCAGCATTTATCCCATCGTCTTTCAGCAACGAAGAGGTTGGAACAGTGGTGTAGGAGAGCTACCCCTGATTGGAACAGTGGTTGGTGAGTCTTTTCCGAGAGCCTTGGTTTGTATGCAGGTTTTAATGTGATGATAGGTGCATGCATTGGAGGGTTTATCGTGTTGATTGACTCACACATtcgaaagaagaagatcgaaAAAGGCGGGAAAAAGATGGAACCAGAAGACCGATTGCCATTAGCCATGattggtggtgttggtttTGCTGTGACTATGTTCTGGTTTGCATGGACGGCTGAGTATAAGTGAGTAAATCACCTTGTGTTGATGAGTTCAACATTCCATATGCATCTCATGAACACGACTAGGACATACCCTAACATGTTTACCAGCTCCATCCATTGGATTGTGCCGACAATAGCAGGGACATTTCTTGCTACATCGCTGATGCTCATTTTCGTTGCCTACCTGACATATCTTGTGGATGTGTACCTTATGTACGCCGCATCAGCTATTGCAGCAAACACAATCGCGCGATCAGCATGTGGCGCCGCAGCACCTCTCTTTACAAACCAAATGTTCAGCGCTCTTGGTATTGGTGGCGGCGGTAGTCTTATCGGCGGCGTTGCTACTGTCCTGGCTATTATACCGTTTTGGTTTTACAAATATGGAAAACAAATTCGTATCAGAAGTAAGTTTGCTCCTACAAAGGACAAGGAGGAAGCCAAAGAGAAGGACGAGGAACGGGGTGTTAGTAATGGTAACGGCGATAGACATAACAGCGTCTTGTCTAACGATGGCTCGGATGGCTCAGAGTCGACAGTGGCTGCGAGATAGGATGGCATGACCACTAGTGATAGAATAGTTTTGAAAAAGTTGAAGGTATGGAATAGAAGATCGTCATCGAGCAGATGTTGAAGTTGGGGTATCCAATCAAAATATGACTCAGCTCATACATCATTCATTCTCATTAAATGCAAACTCACCCCTCATTATTCATTCTTTAATACACtcaaatattaaatacttagaAAAATGGGACGAACAGTTATTGCATTTGACCTCTACGGTACCATTCTCTCCACCGAGTCAATAGCAGGAGAACTGGCCAAGCTATATGGGCAAGATAAAGCGCAATCTATCGCATCGCTCGCTAGGCGGTACCAGCTCGAGTACACATGGCGTGCCAATAGCATGGGTAAATCAAACACGATTCAAGAC includes:
- a CDS encoding hypothetical protein (BUSCO:2826at5125); translation: MSREHKAPAGPRPANFSPTRLGKTTNAQPRPPLPSTNPGFASDDPMLSATPSSNHSLFSSFSRDGEQNQLNDSTASFDFLPSVSFDDLQSSIETASTDFKLTQFPSSTGEGDSLDAHGADDSSSMSSRSQIAPSSNGATTRPVAQSATRPARSSSILRRPSNSVRQPTNTGVFVQTEVATGPGTARSRRQSQYPPVSGTTAAKPPRKSIGPGIIGDADYGSRPTQKRRPSLYSEGAPSSARVSMDANTAWLENTTRNFSTSRATKAKSVQPPPRSNQNLGFGNTLTPEQNRHSTLAPRSPRVGGRLSTPSSTNKRVSMMPGAHHSSHATGLGARTISPTDTRRMKRMSTMPQSVSLGQVSTPPPPPPVSMNNQVERAESKSPSMIPRRTSGTPSSSRTTPDMHRKSYNSVLSATSCLSINSARTSTGSLNRISTSSSTSRLPAPKHTTVHNPIPADDDEYVPPVPAIPKAYESPKDSPADTYFVEKKKTALSNMDAMGANSNPTGVISMPVFPEPTKLHRKPSGQRSYVPTVAAEPDNKATPPNKRHLQPLRLPPINLGPLSTPTTNKIAALQDHNTVDRHETPPPPRHLPKTPTTPMTASKSSFFAKTRRGDTPELPSLRSSSSVHHAHFTPTPPDVSSTESSLAFKELDHKQSMSPFLSSSLPKGGADHGFLKRSKTGADFTTSDANIFQDQAHHKPAGPRAPKDAESTSSKSPPPEPTPEEPQTPSSMSSIRRKLSLSWKRGNSKSNTTPGDVPDKAHAKQPEEPMPPPRIPISATLNNLSNIKQASPSPNLKQGPGGYLDTRRRKSSGGSLNGLITHDKNKSDSWTAKKPAPDPSTMPVGRNTSVMQKILRPRNSSGLAKGPDSYSADLDKDDQAAEEEMAKLGSRRKETEVAARTLDALKKRATPKERVGAHEAIRIAMLNIYERGEIVDYTDVFFCGTQNAHKVIGDLQSDAPNFGYDDERGDYTIVPGDHLAYRYEIIDVLGKGSFGQVVRCIDHKTGGLVAIKIIRNKKRFHQQALVEVNILQKLREWDPKNKHSMVNFTQSFYFRGHLCISTELLDMNLYELIKAHAFRGFSIKIIRRFTKQILSSLNLLKQHKVIHCDLKPENILLRHPLHAEIKVIDFGSSCFENEKVYTYIQSRFYRSPEVILGMTYGMPIDMWSVGCILAELYTGVPIFPGENEQEQLACIMEVFGPPEKHLIEKSTRKKLFFDSMGKPRLTVSSKGRRRRPSSKTLSQVLKCDDEVFLDFLQRCLRWDPERRLKPEDAIRHEFITGRKMPLPRMPPTRESSPMKRHNTISTPRPLPDPPGSAVKPLGSLRSGASPHKPVSGPVRKASGQMGPVSSLPSKRTSAGTTGLAQGASSLPRAAGRSVSGKQDLAAAGATAAMSRRS
- a CDS encoding hypothetical protein (BUSCO:34092at5125), which codes for MIPTADPILSLNPETLPPSALHMLSLSPKAMHKMSAISNPLVSPNAIPPRTSSNGVPTSLSPTPTKSVLRPVPEGNWLSQKQASAKAQSSNPGYGVMTAPNPPPDPERYAHEDLDFTAKRSWNGDKESVVRGPYDYVISHPGKDFRAQLIAAFNAWLDVPAPSLEVITRVVGMLHESSLLIDDVQDSSELRRGFPVAHNIFGVAQTINSANYIYFVALQELHKLNNPELITIFSDELVNLHRGQGMDLFWRDTLTCPTEEDYLEMVGNKTGGLFRLGIKLMAAEANGPTDCVPLVNLIGLIFQIRDDYMNLSSKEYSHNKGMCEDLTEGKFSFPVIHSIRSNPTNLQLINILKQKTSDIQVKRYAVSYMESTGSFEYTRKVVNVLIERARKMAEELDEGRGSTKGIQKILDKMAVM
- a CDS encoding hypothetical protein (TransMembrane:3 (o159-180i261-278o284-305i)~BUSCO:32595at5125); this encodes MLATGRSVDSTEDSRRRRGNGDDDDKTSVTGTDSNSPSNIPSGSETPPQKTGLRGGFAAIRQKANIQDRLVEKLLQQVIPTDDDDQNDVQFVGDEQTATQTERPNFNITTMSFNFRRFNARIGVVFKFQARVERILSWKQASHTLSLLAVYSFVCLDPYLIFVLPIAILLLGVFIPAFMARHPAPPKGTLSSEQNVGYSPQGPPLAPAATVKPVKELSKDFFRNMRDLQNCMDDFSRGHDQVVALLVPVTNFSNEALSSTLFLFLTVGGIVMTVSAHLLPWRIIFLVGGWAIVGMGHPHVARLLAAAHREHLQPQEAKAQSWLENWTNSDIILDSSPETREVEIFELQRKTSGGGEWEPWLFCPSPYDPLSQPRIAGERPRGSRFFEDVMPPEAWEWSEKKWALDLWSREWVEERIITGVEVETEGERWVYDIWDERDERTGVVDLPVNDKGKQKATPRPSWEENEDGSGRRGNWRRRRWVRLVKRKAIPVQPN